The genomic stretch TCAGGGCTATGCGGAATTTGCGGGAGGGCTGTAGCCTATAACCCCATGAGCATCGTGTGGATTCCAGACGATGTTCAACCATATCTTTTCTGCCCCTGCCGCCGGAACTCGCTCGGCGTCATCCCTTTCACTTCCATAAAGCGCCGATTGAAATTGGCAATATTGTTAAAGCCAACGTTATAACCAATGGTACTGACATACTGATCCGTATCCATCAGTAACTGGCAAGCACGACTCACCCGCAGATGGTTAATGAAATCGGTAAAGGTATTGCCCGTAGCACGACGGAAATAACGGGAAAAACGGCTAGCCGTCATATCAAAACGCTGGGCAATTTCCTCCATGGTGAAGGATGCGGCGTAGTGATGAGTAATGTACTCCACCACTTCGCTAATCTGGTGCAGAGAAGCATCATCATCGAAACTCTGTAGCTGCACGCTGGACAACAGCCGATAATCATCATGCTGCGCCAACTCGCCAAACAGTTGTAAAAATTCACCAAAACGCTGCAAGCCAGAGGTTTCTTGAATACGGGTAATACACTCACTCGCCCGTTCACTCAGGCCAATGAACTCAATACCATGCCGCGCACGCTCCAGCAACGGAAAAATCTCACGAACTTCGGGAATCAGCTCCCCCGCCTTACGCAGCGGCTCGTCTGAGAATTGCAGCACTCGGTCACGCACCGGAACACCTTCTGCGGGTAAATCAGTGGAAATCCAGTTATGTGGCAAGCGCGGGCCGGTCAATACCAAATGCCCCGGTTCAAACTGACCAATGTAATCACCCACGAATACTTTACCATGCGTACTGACGATCAGGTGCAGCTCGTATTCCTCGTGATAATGCCAACGAATCAGCGGATTAGGTGCACCATGCTCCAGATAACGCACATAACCCAGCAAGCTTTCCGGCTCATACCCCAAGCCGGGGCTACGCTGGAACTCACGCTCCAGCTCTGGCATACCGCTTTTAGACAATGGGGGGCTGGGTGATCCCATGACAAGCTCCTATTCATTCTGACAGGTTACAAATCAAAATTGGTCGGCAGCATCACCACATCTCGAATAGTGACACCGCGTGGTCGGGTGAGCATAAACAGGATCACATCCGCGACCTCACTTGCTTCAATCAGGCTACCCGATTCCTTGGCTTCCTGAAGTTTTTCCGCTGGCCAGTCGGCAAGCAACGCCGTGATAACCGGCCCAGGTGACACCGCACCCATCCGAATACCGTGTTTGAATACCTGTCGTCGGGTGGTTTGCACAAAACAGTCAATCGCCCATTTCGACGAGGCGTACACAGGTTCCCACGGTGTCGGGAAATGCGCCGCCAAGGAACTGGTGACAATAATATCACCCGTTCCACGCGCTATCATGTGTGGCAATACATCACGGACATTTTTCATCACCACATTGATATTCAGATTGAGCATCCGGTCAATCGCATCTGGTTCAGCATCAACCAGATCACCGCCGACATACATACCCGCATTGGCATGAAAGATATCGAGTTGACCGGCTTTTTCCAGGATTTGCGGAACCATTTGCGCACAACGTTGCGGATCCAGCAGGTCGATAACCAAGGGAATTACCGCATCCCCCTGCTGTTCAGCAATCGCCATGACCGCAGCCTCGTCACGGTCAATCAGCACCACACGAGCCCCTGCTGCCAACATGGCCTCAAGGCTCGCCAAGCCAATACCGGATGCGCCGCCTGTAATAGCGGCTACCTTACCCGCCAACGCTTTGCTCATCTTTTTTTCTCAATGAACTGCTGCACACGCTCGTAAGCACCACGCATCTCAGCCAGTAAGCGCTCATCCCCGGCGATATCATCGAACAACAAACGCTCAGCAACATACGCCTTGACCGGATCATCCGAGGTGCAAATGGTGCGGGCACTTTCCGCCGTCATGCTCTGATCGTGATATTCATAAGGAATTTCACCGCGTTGCTGCCGCTGCAAAAAGGCCAAAAACAGCGCCGGTAACATGCTGACGCTCGCCGCACTACGCCCGGCAGCCAGACAATCACGGATAGTTGGCAAAATCATCGAAGGGATTTTGGCGTAAGTATCCATCACCACCCGTGGATTCGCATCCTGAATATTCGGATTCGCGAAACGTTCCAGCACCACATCACGGTACTTCGCCAGATCCAGCGGGCAGGGATGTTCCGGTGTATCCAGACAAGGAATCGCGTCATTGGTCACATAATCATACGCCAATTGCACCACATCTGGGTCAGTACAATCTTCATGGATGAAATAATAACCCCGCAAAGTCCCCGCCCAAGCCACGCAACTATGCGTCGCGTTCAGTAAACGAATCTTGGCTTCCTCATAAGGGGTGACATCTTCAACCATTTCCACCCCGGCCTTTTCCCATTCAGGGCGACCGGCGATGAAATCATCCTCAAGCACCCACTGGATAAAGGATTCACCCATCAACGCCGCCGGGTCATCACGCCCTGTCGCCGCCAAGACGCGCTCGCGCACATCCGGGGTTGGGCGTGGGGTAATGCGGTCGACCATGCCATTCGGTGCACGGGTATTTGCCCGTACCCACGCCAACAACTCGGTTTTGCCCTGACGTTCCAGAAACTGCTGGAAACCGGCATAAAAACGGGTGCCATTACTGCGCAAATTATCGCAGTTCATCAGGGTAACAGCGCCAGCATCCAGCTGCCGCCGCGCCTCCAACAGCAAAGCCATTGCCCCATACAGGGTGCTGCACGTTTTCCCCGATAAATCACTGCGCAAGTCAGCAAAGGTCTCATCCAGATCGTTATTCGCATCCAGATAATAACCCGCTTCGGTCACGGTAAAGGAAATGATGCGGGTATTCGGGTCAACCGCTACTGCCGTCAAGCCTTCCAGTTGCGGATCGTAGTCGACAATTTGCTTGATACACTCAATGTACTGATAAACGTGTTCACCGGCTGGGGAAACCGTTTCCAGCGTATAAGCACCGTGTTGCGACTTAAGGGCAGCCACGGTGTCGAGCATATCGGGGCGAATATTCCCCCCGATAATTTGCCAACGGGTATCGCCCTGTTCATGCAGGTTTTGCATGTAAACGGCCTGATGGGCACGGTGGAACGAACCCAAGCCAATGTGTAACTGGGTTAAAGTTGACGCTTGGCTCATGCCGCCACTCCTTGTGTCATATGGGTTAATCTCATTCCTTTGGCGTCGAAGTAATGGATATGCTTGCTATCATCCCACGTCAGCCCCACTCGATCGCCCACATGAACAGTAGTACGACCATACAAACGCACAATCAATGGCTCTTCCAGTTGAACCTTGTCGGGGCGAATGTGTACCAAGGTTTCGTTACCCAATGCTTCGACCAGCACCACTTTACCCGCCAGCAGGCCATCCTCTGGGCTAACCATTTGCAGGTGTTCGGGGCGAATACCCACCTCCGCCACCTGTGCAGGAAACTGACCGAACAAGCTAGCCGGAGCCACGTTCATTTGTGGCATACCGATGAAACGAGCCACGAAACGGTTGATCGGCTGATCATACAATTCCAATGGCGTACCCACCTGCTCAATGATGCCATCACGCAGTACGACCACGCGGTCTGCCAGTGTCATGGCTTCAACCTGATCATGGGTAACGTAAACCGTGGTTGCACCCAATTCGCGGTGTAAGGAAGCAATTTCTACCCGTGTATTACCACGCAAGGCAGCATCCAGATTGGAAAGCGGCTCATCAAACAGGAATACTTTAGGAGAACGTACAATGGAACGACCAATCGCCACCCGCTGACGCTGACCGCCAGAAAGCGCCTTGGGCGTGCGTTGCAGATACGCCGTAAGGTTTAGTTTGTCAGCAGCCATCTTCACTTTTTCTTGAATGATGGCGGGGTCAACCTTGGCCAAGCGCAGCGCAAACGACATGTTTTCTTCCACCGTCATGTGCGGATACAAGGCATAAGACTGGAACACCATCGCCAGATCACGCTTGGACGGCGGCACTTCCGTAATATCACGCCCATCCAAAATCAACTGTCCACCATTGATCACTTCCAACCCCGCAATCATGCGCAACAGGGTGGATTTACCGCAACCAGAAGGGCCAACGAACACAATAAATTCGCCTGACTGGATCTCCAGGCTGACTTCCTTGATTGCGTGTAATTTACCGTAGTACTTATCTACGCTTTTTAACTCTAAAAATGCCATATCCTCTTCCTCCTATTTCACTGCACCAAACGTCAGACCCTGCACCAACTGTTTCTGACTGAACCAACCAAACACCACGATCGGTGCAATGGCCAACACAGAAACGGCCGACAATTTGGCCCAGAACAACCCTTCAGGGCTGGAATACGAAGCCACTAACGAAGCCAATGTGCCCGCGTTAGCTGCTGTCAGGTTCAATACCCAGAATGCCTCATTCCACGACAGCACCAGACACAACAAGCCGGTTGATGCCATGCCACCCATTGCCAGTGGCAGCAAGACATGGCGGAATTCCTCACTCAAACCTGCACCATCCATGCGTGCTGCTTCGAGAATTTCAATCGGAATATCCTTGAAGTTGGAATACAACATCCACACCATAATCGGCAGATTCATCATCGTGAAAATAATGATCAACGAAATAACGTTATCCAACAGGCCGAATTTCTGGCATAACACGTAGATCGGTAGCAATGCACCCACCGCAGGCATCATTTTGGTGGACAGCATCCACATCAAAATATCTTTGGTACGTCTGGTCGGGCTAAACGCCATGCTGTAAGCCGCCGGAACAGCGATGAGCAACCCCAGGATGGTTGAACCCACACTGGTGATGACGGAGTTCCACGCATAGTCGAAGTAACCACTGCGCTCTTGCACCAGAGCGAAGTTCTCCCATGTTGGTGTAAAAGCCCACACACTAGGGACAGCAATCGCTTGCAGTTCCGTTTTGAATGCGGTCACAAACATAAACAACAGTGGGAAGAAAATAATAAAGGTGATTGCCCATGCCAACAGCGTGCGTGACGCTAGTCGCATGTTCCAATCGTATTTGCCGGTTCTGACAGGTTTACTCATGTCTATCGCTCCAAATTCTTGCCGATCATGCGGATCAGGAAAATCGCAACAATGTTCGCCAAAACGATGGCCAACAGCGCACCGGCGGAAGCCGCACCCACATCAAAGTTGAGCAGCGCTTCGGTAAAGATCAGGAAGGCCAGATTGGTACTCTCCGTGCCCGGCCCGCCGCCTGTGGTCGTAAAGATTTCGGCGAAAATACTCAGCAGGAAAATCACCTCAATCATAATCACGACTGAAATGGCCCGCCCCATGTGCGGCAGGTACAGGTGGCGTAATTGCTGCCAATAGGTTGCACCATCCAGTTCCGAAGCCTCAAGTTGCTCACGATCCATGGATTGCAGCGAGGTAATAAAAATCAGGCAGGCAAACGGTAACCATTGCCAACTAATCATAATGATGATTGACCCCAGCGGCATATCCGTCAGCCAGTCAATCGGCGTCAGGCCAAAGAATTGCCATATTTGCGCCAACACCCCGTAAATCGGGTTCATCATCATGTGTTTCCACAACAATGCATTCACAGTCGGCATCACAAAAAACGGGGAAATCAGGAGAATGCGCACCAAGCCTTGCCCCGGAAACGGGTCATTGATCAAGAGCGCCAGTGCTAACCCGAGTACCACCGTAATAATAACCACACTACCCAGCAAGAGCAGTGTATTCATAACGGCGTCTGTAAATGCAGGGTTGCTAATAAAGAACTCGTAGTTCATCAAACCGACAAAACCGGTTTGATCAGGTTGCATCAAGTTATAGCGGATGAGGGAAAAATAGATGGTCATGCCGAGCGGCACTATCATCCATAACAGCAGGGTTGCAACAGCGGGGGTCATTAATAGCCGGGGAATCCAGCGATGACCGGGTGTAGATGAGCGCATAATCAAGCTCCGTATCTGAGTCTGGACAGATGTTACTTTTTAAGCTTTCGTAACTGTGGAATCCCCCTCCTCAAGGACAGGACTTGAGAAGGGGTTCCCAGTGGAGAGAGCCTATTTCTTGAAGTAACCCGAACGTTGCATTTCGCGCTCAGCAGAAACCTGTGAGGCTTTCAATGCATCATCAACAGACATTTTGCCTGCCAGCGCAGAACTCATTTGCTGACCGACTGCGATACCAATAGCTTGGAACTCAGGAATAGCGGCAAACTGTACGCCCGTGTAAGGCGACTTGGGCAAGGTGCTATCATTTGGATTGGCACTGTCAATGGCTATTTTCTCTGCACTTGCGAAGACCGCTGCCTTCTGGAAATCAGCGTTGGCATAAGTGGAAGCACGTGTACCAGTCGGTACTTTGTTCCAACCTTCTTCCTTGGCAACCAGATTGATGTAGTCCTTGGAAGTAGACCACTCAATGAACTTTTGAGCTTCGGCGGAGTGCTTGGAAGACTCAGGTATGGCTAGCGCCCATGCCCACAACCAGTTGGCACCTTTAGGCGTGACTTTGGTGGGTGCTTGTGCGAAAGCCACTTTGTCAGCGACTTTACTTTGTGCTGGGTCAGTGATGAAGGATGCTGCGATGGTGGCATCGACCCACATCCCGCACTTGCCTTCGTTATACAGCGCGAGGATTTCATTGAAACTGTTGGCAGCAGAACCCGGCGGGCCGTATTTGCCCAGTAGATCAACGTAGAAACCGACAGCATCTTTCCAAGGTTGGGATTCAAGTTGCGGCTTCCAGTCCATATCGAACCATTGACCACCGAAGGTATTCGCCATGGTAGTGATGAGTGCCATATTGTCACCCCAACCCGGCTTACCGCGCAGGCAGATACCGTAAATACCGTTATCTTTATCGGTAATTTTAGCGGCAACTTCCGCAACGTGATCCCATGTTGGGTTGTCAGGCATATCCATGCCAGCTTTTTCCACCAGATCTTTGCGATACATCAGCATGGAGCTTTCACCGTAGAACGGTGCGGCATACAATTTACCATCAGCAGACAAACCATCGCGGATGGCAGGCAGAATGTCACCCACATCATAGGCATCATCAAATGTCAGATCCTTGATCCAGCCTTTTTTACCCCAGATAGGGGCTTCGTACATACCGATGGTCATGACGTCGAACTGACCACCTTTAGTGGCAATGTCGGTCGTAACACGTTGACGCAGTACACCCTCTTCCAGCGTAACCCATTTGAGTTTGATGTCAGGATTCGCGTCTTCGAAATGCTTGCTGAGCTTTTGCATTTCAACCATGTGACCATTATTGACGGTCGCAATCACCAGATCAGTGGCTGCGTGAGTAAATGTGGCTGACGTCAATAGAATAGCACCGCTAACAGCGGTAAATAGGCGGGTAAATTTCATACAACTCCTCCAGTGGCTGTAAAAATCCGGCATCAAAAGTGATATTTTGATGCAGAAAAATAGAAGCATTCCTCTCAATGCAGATAATAGAGTATCACCAACAACCTGAACACCCTGATACGGTATATAACAATGCTGATACTTTATTGCATTTTTTGACATTTATATAGATTCATT from Thiothrix litoralis encodes the following:
- a CDS encoding ABC transporter substrate-binding protein, whose translation is MKFTRLFTAVSGAILLTSATFTHAATDLVIATVNNGHMVEMQKLSKHFEDANPDIKLKWVTLEEGVLRQRVTTDIATKGGQFDVMTIGMYEAPIWGKKGWIKDLTFDDAYDVGDILPAIRDGLSADGKLYAAPFYGESSMLMYRKDLVEKAGMDMPDNPTWDHVAEVAAKITDKDNGIYGICLRGKPGWGDNMALITTMANTFGGQWFDMDWKPQLESQPWKDAVGFYVDLLGKYGPPGSAANSFNEILALYNEGKCGMWVDATIAASFITDPAQSKVADKVAFAQAPTKVTPKGANWLWAWALAIPESSKHSAEAQKFIEWSTSKDYINLVAKEEGWNKVPTGTRASTYANADFQKAAVFASAEKIAIDSANPNDSTLPKSPYTGVQFAAIPEFQAIGIAVGQQMSSALAGKMSVDDALKASQVSAEREMQRSGYFKK
- a CDS encoding SDR family oxidoreductase, with the translated sequence MSKALAGKVAAITGGASGIGLASLEAMLAAGARVVLIDRDEAAVMAIAEQQGDAVIPLVIDLLDPQRCAQMVPQILEKAGQLDIFHANAGMYVGGDLVDAEPDAIDRMLNLNINVVMKNVRDVLPHMIARGTGDIIVTSSLAAHFPTPWEPVYASSKWAIDCFVQTTRRQVFKHGIRMGAVSPGPVITALLADWPAEKLQEAKESGSLIEASEVADVILFMLTRPRGVTIRDVVMLPTNFDL
- a CDS encoding ABC transporter ATP-binding protein, coding for MAFLELKSVDKYYGKLHAIKEVSLEIQSGEFIVFVGPSGCGKSTLLRMIAGLEVINGGQLILDGRDITEVPPSKRDLAMVFQSYALYPHMTVEENMSFALRLAKVDPAIIQEKVKMAADKLNLTAYLQRTPKALSGGQRQRVAIGRSIVRSPKVFLFDEPLSNLDAALRGNTRVEIASLHRELGATTVYVTHDQVEAMTLADRVVVLRDGIIEQVGTPLELYDQPINRFVARFIGMPQMNVAPASLFGQFPAQVAEVGIRPEHLQMVSPEDGLLAGKVVLVEALGNETLVHIRPDKVQLEEPLIVRLYGRTTVHVGDRVGLTWDDSKHIHYFDAKGMRLTHMTQGVAA
- a CDS encoding carbohydrate ABC transporter permease — protein: MRSSTPGHRWIPRLLMTPAVATLLLWMIVPLGMTIYFSLIRYNLMQPDQTGFVGLMNYEFFISNPAFTDAVMNTLLLLGSVVIITVVLGLALALLINDPFPGQGLVRILLISPFFVMPTVNALLWKHMMMNPIYGVLAQIWQFFGLTPIDWLTDMPLGSIIIMISWQWLPFACLIFITSLQSMDREQLEASELDGATYWQQLRHLYLPHMGRAISVVIMIEVIFLLSIFAEIFTTTGGGPGTESTNLAFLIFTEALLNFDVGAASAGALLAIVLANIVAIFLIRMIGKNLER
- a CDS encoding carbohydrate ABC transporter permease — translated: MSKPVRTGKYDWNMRLASRTLLAWAITFIIFFPLLFMFVTAFKTELQAIAVPSVWAFTPTWENFALVQERSGYFDYAWNSVITSVGSTILGLLIAVPAAYSMAFSPTRRTKDILMWMLSTKMMPAVGALLPIYVLCQKFGLLDNVISLIIIFTMMNLPIMVWMLYSNFKDIPIEILEAARMDGAGLSEEFRHVLLPLAMGGMASTGLLCLVLSWNEAFWVLNLTAANAGTLASLVASYSSPEGLFWAKLSAVSVLAIAPIVVFGWFSQKQLVQGLTFGAVK
- the dalD gene encoding D-arabinitol 4-dehydrogenase, which codes for MSQASTLTQLHIGLGSFHRAHQAVYMQNLHEQGDTRWQIIGGNIRPDMLDTVAALKSQHGAYTLETVSPAGEHVYQYIECIKQIVDYDPQLEGLTAVAVDPNTRIISFTVTEAGYYLDANNDLDETFADLRSDLSGKTCSTLYGAMALLLEARRQLDAGAVTLMNCDNLRSNGTRFYAGFQQFLERQGKTELLAWVRANTRAPNGMVDRITPRPTPDVRERVLAATGRDDPAALMGESFIQWVLEDDFIAGRPEWEKAGVEMVEDVTPYEEAKIRLLNATHSCVAWAGTLRGYYFIHEDCTDPDVVQLAYDYVTNDAIPCLDTPEHPCPLDLAKYRDVVLERFANPNIQDANPRVVMDTYAKIPSMILPTIRDCLAAGRSAASVSMLPALFLAFLQRQQRGEIPYEYHDQSMTAESARTICTSDDPVKAYVAERLLFDDIAGDERLLAEMRGAYERVQQFIEKKR
- a CDS encoding AraC family transcriptional regulator, which encodes MGSPSPPLSKSGMPELEREFQRSPGLGYEPESLLGYVRYLEHGAPNPLIRWHYHEEYELHLIVSTHGKVFVGDYIGQFEPGHLVLTGPRLPHNWISTDLPAEGVPVRDRVLQFSDEPLRKAGELIPEVREIFPLLERARHGIEFIGLSERASECITRIQETSGLQRFGEFLQLFGELAQHDDYRLLSSVQLQSFDDDASLHQISEVVEYITHHYAASFTMEEIAQRFDMTASRFSRYFRRATGNTFTDFINHLRVSRACQLLMDTDQYVSTIGYNVGFNNIANFNRRFMEVKGMTPSEFRRQGQKRYG